From a single Aminobacterium mobile DSM 12262 genomic region:
- a CDS encoding HutP family protein gives MLWKKIFNNQEELMTGEGGVAGGNMVGGDVTEMDICTPVENIDLELNIHVHLNDENQVGRAALLLASTTTPESENSLKKELAQYGWRSVATEVGGLAGDLPQKVTRALVGASLNAGVVEKSRNEMHALMHAAVEALEGFITVGMLEASVGAKIAIVRNDRWIAVAVMGDTAYHAVAHHERCGLGVMHI, from the coding sequence ATGTTGTGGAAAAAGATATTTAATAATCAGGAAGAATTAATGACAGGAGAGGGAGGGGTTGCGGGGGGAAATATGGTAGGGGGGGATGTTACGGAAATGGATATTTGTACTCCTGTTGAGAATATCGATTTGGAATTGAATATTCACGTACATCTGAACGATGAGAATCAGGTTGGCCGTGCGGCTTTATTACTAGCTTCTACTACTACTCCGGAATCAGAAAACAGTCTCAAGAAAGAGCTGGCACAATATGGTTGGCGATCTGTTGCTACAGAAGTGGGGGGATTGGCAGGGGATTTGCCACAAAAAGTTACAAGGGCTTTAGTCGGAGCGTCATTAAATGCAGGGGTGGTTGAAAAATCCAGAAACGAAATGCATGCTCTTATGCACGCAGCAGTGGAAGCTCTGGAGGGCTTTATTACTGTAGGGATGCTTGAAGCCAGTGTGGGAGCGAAGATCGCGATAGTTCGTAACGATCGATGGATTGCTGTTGCAGTTATGGGAGATACTGCTTATCATGCAGTGGCTCATCATGAACGATGTGGGCTTGGAGTGATGCATATTTAA
- a CDS encoding TAXI family TRAP transporter solute-binding subunit has translation MTRRTLILVTVFCLLLTVFAGAASAKTFVSIATGGTGGTYYPLGGGIADILTRHLGDVQVTSETGNASVANINLLGTHQIEMVFAQNDIAYWAAKGMGPFKKGAYDNIRVVASLYPEHVHCITLKGSGVKDIMDLKGKRVSVGAPGSGVQGDVSAILNVADIKYSDMQTDFLDFNITTQRFKDGQLDVGFVVAGYPTTSIMDLATTHDVDLVEFNDNFTDKLVKEFPYFVKSVIPAGTYQGIDRDIKTPAVMALLVCDADLPEELIYRVTKALWDNIDELRPVHAKAQLITLDTALDGVSVPLHPGAAKYYKEVGMKLPTF, from the coding sequence ATGACAAGAAGAACACTAATATTGGTAACTGTATTTTGTCTTTTGTTGACAGTCTTCGCTGGCGCCGCTTCAGCGAAGACCTTTGTTTCCATCGCTACTGGTGGAACAGGCGGTACTTATTATCCTTTAGGCGGTGGTATAGCGGATATTCTCACTCGGCATCTTGGTGATGTTCAGGTAACATCCGAAACAGGAAACGCATCTGTGGCTAATATTAACCTTCTTGGCACTCATCAAATTGAGATGGTCTTCGCTCAAAACGATATCGCTTATTGGGCTGCAAAGGGAATGGGCCCTTTCAAAAAAGGTGCATATGACAATATTCGAGTCGTGGCCTCTCTCTATCCCGAACATGTACACTGCATTACCCTGAAAGGCAGCGGAGTAAAAGATATTATGGACCTGAAAGGGAAAAGAGTTTCTGTTGGCGCCCCTGGCTCTGGTGTACAGGGCGACGTTTCTGCTATCCTGAATGTAGCTGATATAAAATATAGCGACATGCAAACTGATTTTCTAGATTTCAACATTACAACTCAACGATTTAAAGATGGACAGCTTGACGTAGGTTTTGTCGTTGCCGGTTATCCCACAACCTCAATAATGGATTTGGCTACCACACATGATGTAGACCTTGTAGAATTCAATGATAATTTTACAGATAAACTCGTTAAGGAATTCCCGTACTTTGTGAAAAGTGTTATTCCAGCTGGTACCTACCAGGGAATAGACAGAGATATTAAAACTCCAGCTGTTATGGCCCTTTTAGTCTGTGATGCAGACCTTCCTGAGGAATTAATCTACCGCGTTACTAAAGCTCTCTGGGATAATATTGACGAGTTACGTCCCGTACACGCAAAAGCTCAGTTGATCACCCTGGACACTGCTCTTGATGGCGTTTCTGTCCCTCTACATCCTGGCGCAGCAAAGTATTACAAAGAAGTAGGGATGAAACTGCCCACCTTTTAA